The Sporosarcina luteola genome contains a region encoding:
- a CDS encoding DUF4097 family beta strand repeat-containing protein — MTENRFISELEQALKRLPADERNDILQDIREYFLNGRDDGKAEEEIAASLGSPAKIAAELLEAYPFAEADDSIASPTSEVITIQDDSFTKVDIDVQHGSLTVLPSDSADTRIELTGTKERLELTAEVLGDTLKIKLKNKAHWLFMFNFNTKGVALKVFIPKKLYQSISMKSDNGRIQAEKLIGKQIECRTDNGRIELAELAATSLEAETDNGRIEILKVQTDRLKAKTDNGRVTMRHVEAESIYAESDNGRIEFDQVDGELTAITDNGRIVLAGENLDRNIDFRTDNGSIEIATTHKATNATILAKTGHGRIDIYGERNSRSRFGEELHQIRLKSDNGRITVR, encoded by the coding sequence ATGACTGAAAACCGATTTATTAGTGAGCTGGAACAAGCTTTAAAACGTTTGCCTGCAGATGAAAGAAACGATATTCTCCAGGATATCCGTGAATACTTCTTGAATGGCCGCGATGATGGAAAAGCGGAAGAGGAAATTGCAGCATCCCTTGGCTCGCCTGCAAAGATCGCAGCTGAGCTGTTGGAAGCCTATCCATTTGCAGAAGCAGATGATAGTATTGCGAGTCCAACGAGTGAAGTAATCACGATCCAGGATGACAGTTTCACAAAGGTGGATATCGATGTCCAGCATGGCTCACTTACCGTCCTCCCTTCCGACTCGGCTGATACGAGAATCGAGCTGACAGGGACGAAAGAAAGACTGGAGCTCACCGCGGAAGTCCTCGGAGATACACTTAAGATCAAATTGAAAAACAAAGCGCATTGGTTGTTCATGTTCAATTTCAATACGAAGGGTGTGGCATTGAAAGTGTTCATTCCAAAGAAATTGTATCAATCCATTTCCATGAAATCGGATAATGGAAGGATCCAAGCCGAAAAACTGATTGGGAAACAAATCGAGTGCCGCACAGATAACGGACGCATTGAATTGGCAGAACTTGCAGCCACTTCGCTCGAAGCGGAGACGGATAACGGCCGCATTGAAATTTTGAAAGTGCAAACGGACCGCTTGAAGGCAAAAACCGATAACGGCCGGGTGACGATGAGACATGTCGAAGCAGAATCGATCTATGCCGAATCTGATAATGGACGTATAGAGTTCGACCAAGTCGATGGAGAGCTGACAGCAATTACGGACAATGGCCGAATCGTTCTTGCAGGTGAAAATTTGGATCGCAACATCGATTTCCGGACCGATAATGGAAGCATTGAAATTGCGACGACTCACAAGGCGACGAATGCGACCATCCTAGCGAAAACCGGGCACGGACGAATCGATATTTACGGCGAGCGGAATTCACGCAGCCGCTTCGGCGAGGAATTGCACCAAATCCGGCTGAAATCGGATAACGGAAGAATAACTGTTAGATGA
- a CDS encoding PadR family transcriptional regulator — protein sequence MNIQFKKGVLNLCVLVLLDKQDRYGYELVQKISDQISISEGSVYPLLRRLTKEGYFTTYLQESTEGPPRKYYKLTDVGRDYLHEQLNEWRSFTEGVNTLIEEGVRHD from the coding sequence ATGAATATCCAATTCAAAAAAGGCGTGTTGAATTTGTGTGTCCTCGTTCTATTGGATAAACAGGATCGATACGGCTATGAACTTGTACAGAAGATTTCGGACCAGATTTCCATTTCCGAAGGCTCTGTCTATCCATTGCTGCGGCGCCTGACGAAAGAAGGTTATTTCACGACTTACCTTCAGGAATCGACGGAAGGACCTCCCCGCAAGTATTACAAACTGACAGATGTAGGGCGGGACTATTTGCACGAACAATTGAATGAATGGCGCAGTTTTACTGAAGGGGTTAATACTTTGATTGAGGAGGGCGTTCGCCATGACTGA
- a CDS encoding phosphotransferase enzyme family protein, with translation MINNEDPIQLLAILNELYPVELLTVLAVTNEIFRCTAKQDVYFARITNYKSYEEQLEEVTYTNFLKKEGLAVSPTISSLNRNVVEKIILGSKEALTVLYKAAPGIHLPRDQWNADVLKEFGRQIGRLHRFSKKFEEIHPVKHIKNWYENEEYAFHKYIPEGESAIRDIAQDVLSTIKALPQNRSNYGLLHGDLWLENVLVDEGSKLSMVDFQDCEKNFYIFDLAVPIYSAIEYSFVGGGNIVDYGRDVAKAVIDGYQEENDLPAEMLEHLPLFIKLKEVFEYSMMHMYWNKEKLTEEQIRIMNHYRMRIERNQSLLS, from the coding sequence ATGATTAATAACGAAGACCCGATACAATTACTTGCTATACTCAATGAATTATACCCAGTAGAGTTACTTACGGTTCTAGCAGTAACAAATGAGATATTCCGATGTACTGCCAAACAAGATGTTTACTTCGCCAGAATCACCAATTACAAGTCTTACGAAGAACAGCTTGAAGAAGTTACATATACAAACTTCTTGAAAAAAGAAGGATTGGCAGTATCGCCAACAATTTCTTCATTGAATCGGAATGTAGTAGAAAAAATAATACTTGGCAGCAAAGAAGCATTAACCGTTCTATATAAAGCAGCCCCTGGTATCCATTTACCAAGAGATCAGTGGAACGCTGATGTATTAAAAGAATTTGGCCGACAAATCGGTAGATTACATCGTTTTTCAAAGAAATTTGAAGAGATCCATCCAGTGAAGCATATTAAAAATTGGTATGAGAATGAGGAATATGCTTTTCACAAATATATCCCTGAAGGGGAAAGTGCGATTAGGGATATTGCGCAAGACGTTTTATCAACGATTAAAGCGTTGCCACAAAACCGTTCGAACTACGGATTGCTCCATGGAGATTTGTGGTTAGAAAACGTATTGGTTGATGAAGGTTCGAAATTATCAATGGTCGATTTTCAAGACTGCGAGAAAAATTTCTATATTTTCGATTTGGCTGTCCCCATTTACAGCGCGATTGAATATTCTTTCGTAGGGGGAGGCAATATAGTCGATTATGGACGAGACGTCGCAAAAGCAGTTATTGACGGATACCAAGAGGAGAATGACCTTCCTGCTGAAATGCTTGAACACCTTCCATTGTTCATTAAACTAAAGGAAGTCTTCGAATACAGCATGATGCATATGTACTGGAATAAAGAAAAGCTAACAGAAGAGCAAATTCGAATCATGAACCATTATAGGATGAGAATTGAACGGAATCAGTCGCTACTAAGTTAA
- a CDS encoding leucyl aminopeptidase family protein, whose translation MAEVKIIFAKDELISGSEAQKNFVEQQKAGYCSVLIEDTHYVVIKEAETANVEKVRATAGNIARDLATQKVDKATVQQGVLGNVFAGLQKEDVHTAFAEGWDLGSYQFLSYKSEAERFNTELEVDESDMQAAIQTGKIRAAATAFSRDLMNELSDVLNPETYPEVLKQKFEGKDVEVTVHGKEQLEEMEMNGLLTVCRGSKYNPSFVEIRYEGDATKPLVALVGKGVTFDTGGISLKSGKDLSDMRMDMGGSAAVAGAMQLLVDSQAKVNVIALIPMVENTPDANSVFPGEVIRYKNGKTVQVGNTDAEGRLILADALIRAGELNAEYIVDIATLTGAIVNALGSEIGGVFGDEELSFIMKKVGDQNGDFVWPMPLVEAYDKSLASDYADMNNISSLNFAGSITAGLFLRRFVPENSKWLHVDMAGMMSKSSASGYYAKSATGYGARLLADYTVEISK comes from the coding sequence ATGGCAGAAGTGAAGATCATCTTTGCAAAGGATGAATTGATTAGCGGAAGCGAAGCACAGAAAAATTTCGTTGAGCAGCAGAAGGCTGGCTATTGTTCGGTCTTGATTGAAGACACGCATTACGTCGTAATCAAGGAAGCCGAAACGGCAAATGTTGAAAAAGTCCGGGCGACGGCAGGAAACATAGCACGTGATTTGGCAACGCAAAAAGTGGATAAGGCGACTGTACAGCAAGGCGTCTTAGGGAATGTGTTTGCAGGTTTGCAAAAAGAGGATGTCCATACTGCTTTCGCGGAAGGTTGGGATCTCGGTTCCTATCAATTCTTGTCTTATAAATCAGAGGCGGAACGATTCAATACAGAACTTGAAGTTGATGAAAGCGATATGCAAGCAGCCATTCAAACAGGCAAAATACGTGCAGCTGCAACCGCCTTCTCACGTGACTTGATGAATGAATTGTCGGACGTCTTGAACCCTGAAACGTATCCTGAAGTATTGAAGCAAAAGTTCGAAGGCAAAGATGTTGAAGTAACAGTACACGGCAAAGAGCAGCTAGAAGAGATGGAAATGAACGGTCTACTGACGGTTTGCCGGGGAAGCAAATACAACCCATCATTTGTGGAAATCCGATATGAAGGGGATGCCACTAAACCGCTAGTCGCGCTCGTCGGAAAAGGCGTTACATTCGATACAGGTGGCATCAGCCTGAAGAGCGGCAAAGATTTAAGTGATATGCGTATGGATATGGGCGGTTCCGCGGCAGTTGCTGGAGCAATGCAGCTGCTCGTCGATTCACAGGCGAAAGTGAATGTCATCGCGTTGATTCCGATGGTTGAAAACACGCCGGATGCAAATTCCGTATTCCCTGGCGAAGTCATCCGTTATAAAAACGGCAAAACAGTCCAAGTGGGGAATACAGACGCAGAAGGACGCCTCATCTTAGCAGACGCACTAATCCGTGCGGGCGAACTGAATGCTGAATATATTGTTGACATTGCGACGTTAACAGGTGCCATTGTTAATGCATTAGGCTCGGAAATTGGCGGCGTCTTCGGCGATGAAGAATTGTCCTTCATCATGAAAAAAGTAGGCGATCAAAACGGTGACTTCGTCTGGCCAATGCCATTGGTCGAAGCATATGACAAGTCATTGGCAAGCGATTATGCAGACATGAATAATATCAGTTCATTGAACTTTGCAGGCTCGATCACGGCAGGCCTTTTCCTACGCCGCTTCGTGCCGGAAAACAGCAAATGGCTTCACGTTGACATGGCGGGCATGATGAGCAAGTCAAGTGCATCCGGGTATTATGCAAAATCTGCAACCGGCTATGGTGCTAGATTGCTGGCCGACTACACTGTTGAAATTTCGAAGTAA
- a CDS encoding TRM11 family SAM-dependent methyltransferase, with protein sequence MKHAFEVENKEFIYTYVRQTDEHDLCRLEMRAFFGFDGPSNLIKSSVKIDPSRSPFMKERLEVLFSGNNLDELIEQASEFVTHKSFKVTCLNSIALDTTAKLHHPERRSIERKIGEVIQGEADLLEPKVNFGIVSLDEIWHFGILVESEPIWRFHMQKPHMYSTALSTRVARAVANIAVPHPEGIRAIDPCCGIGTVLVEARSMGIDIVGRDINPLVCLGSRKNLAHFGLEGEVVIGPISDVTDTYDAAIIDMPYNLFTHITAEGQQEILKDARRITSRLVVVTIEPMDHMITEAGFEIVDRCVAKKGTFERQIVVCE encoded by the coding sequence TTGAAACATGCATTTGAAGTTGAAAACAAAGAATTCATCTACACATATGTAAGGCAAACTGACGAACATGATCTTTGTCGGTTGGAAATGAGGGCCTTTTTCGGTTTTGACGGGCCATCGAATCTCATCAAGAGCAGTGTAAAGATCGATCCGAGCAGGAGCCCTTTCATGAAGGAGCGACTTGAAGTACTATTCTCCGGGAACAATTTGGACGAACTAATCGAGCAGGCATCTGAATTTGTCACCCATAAATCATTCAAAGTGACTTGCCTGAACTCGATCGCCCTTGACACGACTGCAAAACTCCATCATCCGGAGCGGCGCAGCATTGAGCGGAAGATCGGTGAAGTTATCCAAGGGGAAGCGGATTTACTGGAGCCGAAGGTCAATTTCGGGATTGTCTCACTGGATGAAATTTGGCATTTCGGCATTTTAGTGGAGAGCGAGCCGATCTGGCGGTTTCATATGCAAAAGCCTCATATGTATTCCACTGCGCTGAGTACACGCGTTGCCCGGGCTGTCGCAAACATCGCCGTACCGCATCCGGAAGGGATTCGGGCAATCGATCCTTGTTGCGGAATCGGCACGGTCTTGGTAGAAGCGCGCTCCATGGGCATTGACATTGTCGGCAGAGACATCAACCCTCTCGTCTGTCTCGGCTCGAGGAAGAACCTCGCCCACTTCGGGTTGGAGGGGGAAGTTGTCATCGGCCCTATTTCCGATGTGACGGATACATATGATGCTGCGATTATTGACATGCCCTATAATCTCTTCACGCACATCACCGCTGAAGGACAACAGGAAATCTTAAAAGACGCTAGACGAATTACTTCGAGACTGGTCGTTGTCACGATTGAACCAATGGATCATATGATTACTGAAGCAGGCTTCGAAATCGTTGATCGCTGTGTTGCGAAAAAGGGGACCTTCGAGCGGCAAATTGTTGTTTGTGAATGA
- a CDS encoding threonine ammonia-lyase — translation MISLKDVKDAKERISAIAHVTPILQSEQLSKICGNQMFLKSEHLQKTGSFKIRGASNKVIHTIENGAKYVTAASSGNHGQAVAYIANKYGVPATIVVPENVSTCKVNAIQAYNGKVEMCGTTSGERLPRAQAIADQEKGVFIPPYDDPFIMAGQGTIGLEILNQVENVDVIIVPIGGGGLISGILTAIKETNPNIKVIGVEPELANDTYLSLQNKKITAINAAATIADGLRTNQPGDLTFPVLEKYLDDMVLVSEDEIRQAFSFILERTKQLIEPSSATTIAAAMFNKLNIQGKNIVTVISGGNVDLDKVHQYIVTTTR, via the coding sequence TTGATTTCATTAAAAGATGTTAAGGATGCCAAAGAACGAATTAGCGCTATAGCGCATGTTACGCCGATTCTACAATCAGAGCAACTCTCCAAAATATGTGGAAATCAGATGTTTTTAAAATCGGAGCATTTACAAAAGACAGGTTCATTTAAAATACGAGGAGCAAGCAACAAAGTCATACATACTATTGAAAATGGAGCGAAGTATGTAACAGCGGCATCTTCGGGCAATCACGGCCAAGCCGTTGCCTATATTGCAAATAAATATGGAGTTCCGGCAACAATTGTCGTTCCTGAAAACGTCAGTACGTGTAAAGTTAACGCAATACAGGCATACAATGGCAAGGTGGAAATGTGCGGTACTACTTCTGGAGAGCGATTGCCAAGAGCACAGGCGATTGCCGATCAAGAAAAAGGCGTATTCATTCCTCCGTATGACGACCCATTCATAATGGCAGGGCAAGGAACGATTGGATTGGAAATTTTAAACCAGGTGGAAAATGTCGACGTAATCATTGTCCCCATCGGAGGCGGGGGGCTCATATCCGGAATTCTGACTGCAATTAAAGAAACGAATCCGAACATCAAAGTGATTGGTGTAGAGCCTGAGCTTGCCAATGATACATACCTTTCTTTGCAAAATAAGAAAATTACCGCAATCAATGCTGCCGCTACCATTGCAGATGGATTAAGAACCAACCAGCCAGGTGACCTAACCTTCCCTGTTCTTGAGAAATATCTGGACGATATGGTCCTTGTTAGCGAAGACGAAATCCGTCAGGCATTCAGTTTCATTTTGGAACGCACGAAGCAACTAATAGAACCGTCAAGCGCCACAACAATAGCAGCCGCTATGTTCAATAAACTGAACATCCAAGGTAAAAACATTGTAACCGTCATCTCTGGTGGAAACGTAGATTTAGATAAAGTTCATCAGTATATTGTTACTACTACGAGGTGA
- a CDS encoding GyrI-like domain-containing protein, giving the protein MKNFRYEIVKIPAYRGVGLKWDGPYTEITILKELIANMSSRVHELDHTINPKVQLGLSYHLRPDGFVHYSVYEVGEEQELPEGMMEINVPEMTYLMTHHTREQDIGQTYGKILEWLKISDYEPYIEPNVDYYDDLPIKHERYPSDRDVNNPHFDIYIPIQRKK; this is encoded by the coding sequence ATGAAAAACTTCCGCTATGAAATAGTAAAGATACCTGCGTATCGAGGAGTCGGGTTAAAGTGGGATGGTCCGTACACAGAAATTACTATTCTGAAAGAACTTATTGCTAATATGAGTAGTAGAGTTCACGAGTTAGATCATACAATCAATCCAAAAGTGCAATTAGGATTGTCCTATCATCTTAGACCCGATGGATTTGTACATTATTCTGTATATGAAGTTGGTGAAGAACAAGAGCTCCCTGAAGGAATGATGGAAATAAACGTACCAGAAATGACATATTTAATGACACATCATACAAGAGAGCAAGACATCGGTCAAACTTATGGAAAAATATTGGAGTGGCTAAAAATAAGTGATTATGAACCTTACATTGAGCCGAATGTTGATTATTATGATGATTTACCAATAAAACACGAAAGGTATCCGAGTGATCGTGATGTAAATAACCCCCATTTTGATATTTATATACCTATACAGCGTAAAAAGTGA
- a CDS encoding type III polyketide synthase yields MPKILSVSTVLPPHEVKQEEAVQLTRSLFSREFKDIERLLKVFQNGDIEKRDVCMPLEWYGQPHDFEERNDLYIRQAIDFGVQAVQACLQESTTLAEAVAPSEIDAIFFISSTGIATPSIDARIMNRLPFRDDVKRIPIWGLGCAGGAAGVSRAFEYCKAFPKANVLVLSVELCSLTFQKDDYSKSNLVGVSLFSDGVACALISGDQSEIAASIPVPSIIGTTSKWMPDSEDVMGWDIKNNGLYVIFSKSIPSIITNWLGPFVHEFLGSYNLDKDDVTHFVAHPGGKKVLTAYEDSLGFDSSKTDISRDVLRNHGNMSSPTVLYVLKQFMESEPAAGDYGLMAALGPGFCGELLLLKWD; encoded by the coding sequence ATGCCAAAAATACTTTCCGTCAGTACTGTCCTGCCTCCTCATGAGGTGAAACAGGAGGAAGCTGTCCAATTGACACGCTCCCTTTTCAGCCGAGAATTTAAAGATATTGAACGGCTGTTGAAAGTCTTTCAAAACGGAGATATCGAGAAGCGGGATGTTTGCATGCCACTTGAGTGGTATGGACAGCCGCATGATTTTGAAGAGCGGAATGATTTATACATCCGCCAAGCAATCGATTTCGGTGTGCAGGCTGTACAAGCTTGCCTGCAAGAATCCACTACATTGGCTGAAGCTGTGGCCCCTTCGGAGATCGATGCAATTTTCTTCATTTCCAGTACAGGCATTGCTACACCGAGCATAGATGCCCGCATTATGAACAGGCTGCCTTTTCGCGACGATGTAAAGCGGATTCCGATTTGGGGACTCGGTTGCGCTGGAGGGGCTGCAGGAGTAAGCCGGGCTTTCGAATATTGCAAAGCCTTTCCTAAAGCTAACGTATTGGTGCTTTCCGTAGAGCTTTGCAGTTTGACATTCCAAAAGGATGACTATTCGAAGAGCAATCTCGTCGGGGTGTCCTTATTCTCTGACGGCGTCGCCTGTGCGCTCATTTCGGGGGATCAATCCGAAATTGCTGCATCCATCCCTGTACCGTCCATCATCGGCACCACTTCAAAGTGGATGCCTGACTCTGAAGATGTCATGGGCTGGGACATTAAAAACAATGGCTTATATGTCATCTTCTCGAAGAGCATTCCATCCATTATTACCAATTGGCTCGGGCCATTCGTACATGAATTTCTTGGTTCCTATAATCTTGATAAAGATGATGTCACTCATTTCGTCGCACATCCTGGCGGCAAAAAAGTGTTGACGGCGTACGAGGATTCCTTGGGATTCGACAGTTCTAAAACCGATATTTCGAGAGACGTTCTAAGGAATCACGGAAATATGTCCTCCCCTACAGTCCTTTACGTACTCAAGCAATTCATGGAATCCGAACCGGCGGCAGGCGATTATGGATTGATGGCCGCGCTCGGCCCAGGATTTTGCGGTGAATTGCTGTTGTTGAAATGGGATTGA
- a CDS encoding NUDIX hydrolase, with product MEQNTTQAYIPPKHFVSAATIVLNDKNEILLIKGPLRGWEMPGGIVEEGESLKDAAIRETKEESGIEIEVLKFCGIFQNVNKSICNTLFLAKPIGGELTTSPESLEVGFYTVKQALEMVTLGNFRQRIEYCLDNSIQPFYVEF from the coding sequence ATGGAACAAAATACTACACAAGCTTACATACCACCTAAACATTTCGTTTCAGCAGCAACAATAGTACTCAATGACAAAAATGAAATTTTATTAATTAAAGGACCTTTGAGAGGCTGGGAGATGCCAGGTGGAATCGTTGAAGAAGGTGAGTCTTTGAAAGATGCAGCAATTAGGGAAACAAAGGAGGAGTCAGGTATTGAAATTGAAGTTCTTAAATTCTGTGGAATATTTCAGAATGTGAACAAATCAATTTGTAATACGCTATTTTTAGCTAAGCCAATCGGAGGCGAATTAACAACTTCACCAGAGAGTTTGGAAGTTGGTTTCTATACTGTCAAACAAGCTTTGGAAATGGTGACCCTGGGGAATTTCAGGCAAAGAATAGAATACTGTCTTGATAACAGTATTCAACCATTTTATGTGGAATTTTAG
- a CDS encoding YaiI/YqxD family protein: MMMIFVDADGCPVVNETISIAKQFNLPCTLICDTAHEMHREGAETIIVSKGADAVDFVLVNKVQKGDIVVTQDYGLAAMVLAKQGHPIDQNGRLYTNENIDQLLYARHAAQKIRMAGGRLRGPKKRSKESNDKFKLNFRRLCKLLSPTD, encoded by the coding sequence ATCATGATGATTTTTGTGGATGCAGATGGCTGTCCAGTCGTCAATGAAACAATTTCCATTGCAAAGCAATTCAATCTGCCCTGCACGCTCATTTGCGACACAGCCCATGAAATGCATCGTGAAGGGGCGGAGACGATTATCGTTTCCAAAGGGGCGGACGCTGTCGACTTTGTTCTCGTCAATAAGGTTCAAAAAGGGGATATTGTCGTAACCCAGGATTATGGATTAGCCGCCATGGTGTTGGCGAAGCAAGGACATCCAATTGATCAGAACGGCAGACTGTATACAAATGAAAATATCGATCAACTATTATACGCGCGACATGCAGCACAGAAAATCAGGATGGCGGGAGGACGTCTTCGCGGTCCTAAGAAGCGATCGAAAGAAAGCAATGACAAATTTAAATTGAATTTCCGTAGGTTGTGCAAACTACTATCTCCAACCGATTGA
- a CDS encoding branched-chain amino acid aminotransferase — MLKDKIAKLVSQDGTSLFPIEREYAVKQGLLTENIEVENKEWSFPVIERCLKETEVVLKEEQDSFMKEPVSYFSKNAEEFLYVESDAFETIGIDGIAIEMDDVFRTFTVLFGLKVQKKWGAFLKDYLDENLGLKTYSAMFSDKDGLWDVNIPLDQLDGFQKDMAIKDAIDLAYQFLFKLLEGIEAAN, encoded by the coding sequence ATGTTGAAAGATAAAATCGCTAAATTAGTCTCTCAAGACGGTACTTCATTGTTCCCGATTGAAAGAGAGTACGCTGTTAAACAAGGTTTACTTACTGAAAACATTGAAGTTGAAAATAAAGAATGGAGCTTTCCAGTCATTGAGAGATGCTTGAAAGAGACAGAAGTTGTGCTCAAGGAAGAACAGGATTCCTTCATGAAAGAGCCTGTCTCTTATTTCTCCAAAAATGCCGAGGAATTCTTGTATGTTGAATCGGATGCATTCGAAACAATCGGTATCGATGGTATCGCTATTGAAATGGATGATGTCTTCAGGACGTTCACTGTCCTCTTCGGTTTGAAAGTCCAGAAAAAATGGGGTGCTTTCCTGAAGGACTATTTGGATGAAAATCTCGGTTTGAAAACTTATAGCGCAATGTTCTCAGACAAGGACGGTCTTTGGGATGTAAATATTCCTCTCGACCAACTTGACGGCTTCCAAAAGGACATGGCAATAAAAGATGCCATTGACCTCGCCTATCAGTTCCTCTTCAAATTGCTTGAAGGGATCGAGGCGGCAAATTGA
- a CDS encoding cation diffusion facilitator family transporter: MSTNQNHSIASVFAIWISLMSNIVLTVLKILVGVLFNSPVLLADGFHNAGDVVASAAALTSMRYSQRPADDDHPYGHGKAEVIGSGIVAIILGIAAIYIGYEAVKAFFEDPAKASVIALLTAIISLIWKQALYIYTMRIGKKVNSKGLIATAYDHLADVYASLAAVVGIGLALIGDAYHIPFLLYGDPFAGVIVSVLVLRLAYEIGKDSMDILMEKNVSEERLREFAALIRTVPEVKRIDRLRAREHGHYVLVDLRIGISGTLTIQEGHDISSEIRNLIINEHADVDEVLIHLNPWYPDE, from the coding sequence ATGTCAACTAACCAAAACCATTCCATCGCTTCAGTTTTTGCGATATGGATCAGCTTGATGAGTAATATCGTTTTAACCGTCCTGAAAATCCTCGTTGGGGTGCTGTTCAACAGTCCCGTTTTACTGGCGGATGGCTTCCATAACGCGGGAGATGTCGTCGCATCAGCTGCCGCATTGACGTCCATGCGATATTCACAACGTCCTGCTGATGACGATCATCCTTACGGTCATGGAAAAGCTGAAGTCATTGGGTCTGGCATTGTTGCGATCATTTTAGGGATTGCAGCCATATATATCGGATACGAAGCAGTCAAAGCTTTTTTTGAGGATCCGGCGAAAGCGAGTGTCATCGCCCTACTCACAGCCATCATATCCCTCATCTGGAAGCAGGCCCTCTATATCTACACGATGCGCATTGGCAAGAAAGTGAACAGTAAAGGTTTGATTGCTACGGCGTATGACCATTTGGCAGACGTCTATGCATCGCTCGCAGCTGTTGTCGGTATCGGCTTGGCATTGATCGGCGACGCTTATCATATCCCTTTCCTGTTATACGGAGACCCTTTTGCAGGGGTAATCGTCTCTGTGCTTGTCCTCAGACTTGCATATGAGATAGGGAAAGATTCAATGGACATCCTGATGGAAAAAAACGTGTCCGAAGAGCGGCTCCGGGAATTTGCCGCGTTGATTCGTACGGTCCCTGAAGTGAAAAGGATTGACAGACTACGTGCGCGCGAGCACGGGCATTATGTACTTGTCGATTTACGGATCGGCATTTCCGGAACGTTGACGATCCAGGAAGGCCATGACATTTCGAGTGAAATCCGAAATTTAATCATCAATGAACATGCAGATGTGGATGAAGTGCTCATCCATTTGAATCCTTGGTATCCGGATGAATAA
- a CDS encoding GrpB family protein yields MKIRLSKYDENWVQMFNAEALILRGIFGDEIIKFEHFGSTAVPGMKAKPVIDMMCLVKDIKKIDSFNEQMLSLGYNVVGEWGIEGRRLFRKGGEKRTHHIHVYQQDNLHIQRHLVLRDYLRAHPDEAARYTSLKEELAQRYDDTAFYSKAKKPFVEELEQRALIWNKNLQV; encoded by the coding sequence TTGAAAATCAGGCTGTCGAAATACGATGAAAATTGGGTTCAAATGTTCAATGCTGAAGCTCTAATTTTAAGAGGAATATTCGGGGATGAAATCATCAAATTCGAACATTTTGGGAGTACCGCTGTTCCGGGGATGAAGGCAAAGCCTGTCATCGATATGATGTGTCTCGTGAAAGACATCAAGAAGATCGATTCGTTTAATGAACAGATGCTTTCGCTTGGATATAACGTTGTTGGTGAATGGGGAATCGAAGGCAGACGATTATTTCGCAAAGGTGGGGAAAAGAGAACCCATCATATTCATGTCTATCAGCAGGATAACTTACATATTCAAAGACATCTGGTATTGCGAGATTATTTAAGAGCGCACCCTGACGAAGCCGCACGATATACATCTTTAAAAGAAGAGTTGGCTCAACGATATGATGACACAGCTTTTTACAGCAAAGCAAAAAAGCCTTTTGTAGAGGAATTGGAACAGCGTGCGTTGATCTGGAATAAAAACCTGCAAGTATGA